From Zingiber officinale cultivar Zhangliang chromosome 5B, Zo_v1.1, whole genome shotgun sequence, the proteins below share one genomic window:
- the LOC121984687 gene encoding protein SMAX1-like, translated as MRAGLSTIQQTLTPEASRVLTESIAEAARRCHGQTTPLHVAATLLAAPAGLLRQACIRSHPQSSHPLQCRALELCFSVALDRLPAANPGHAAEPPISNALMAALKRAQANQRRGCPEQQQQPLLAVKVELEQLLMSMLDDPSVSRVMREASFSSTAVKAVVEQSLSSPSSSAATTAGPEPAVISLAAASLAPSTSLLPILTNRAAAPGNLYLNPRLHQHQSSNGDAAPIAAGGVADHPRAEEVKRVLDILSRSRKRNPILVGDCNLDSVIRDVLQRIQSTDASSPLQNAQIIPFAKNLAAAVPAPDHSQITTKIRELGRSIESTISSGDRGVIVDLGDLKWLVETPSGGSIQLQKPTISEAGRVAVEEMGKLRKQFEDGGSLWFIGAATSATFIRCQVYHPTMENDWDLQAVPIASRPSLPAMFPRFGGIGISGNSVDGLTTAVPLRRAPESTDPSSGRTTLCPLCTEGYERELAKLVAKEFEKYSAKPNEGEGLPQWLQVAKLSSAGNAMASAAPLQCKEEELLWKKSTEELLRRWSETCSGLHQNHRQSPIGSKIFLSSSLSKPPFSVLRRNPSTEPKSTSCRTLREVSPPGSPVKTDLVLGSSVVSDRSTEKTHRERLKDFNGCAPDAFPGQQRARVAAISDMDMFKRLLKGLTERVSWQPEAASAVANAVMRCKSGDGKKRGGATKGDAWLLLLGPDKVGKKKIASTLSEVVFGAGPAVINFDNGEESNLSHRGRTLMDRTVEAVRRNPFAMVVLENLDQADIMTQSKIKQAIARGRLLDSNGREVSLGSIIFVLTADWLPEELKSSYHSFIQYEQSILDLAYGGTELELTTGDRPWKRHPNWVCDSDQPMKLRKESSALSLDLNLSVGVDAAAASSAGEGSRNSSDVTTEHEYDKGRLAVNNPPSSLPPELMELVDEAVTFKPFDFTQLRSRVREAVSVKFTTIMGQGRAMRIDDDALDRIVGGLWLSGAAIDEWTERVLAPSLKQLRDNLKAAAADGAGLLIIRLSTVKRNQMPRSRTDDWLPTTVSIAIDGNHDS; from the exons atgaGGGCAGGGCTGAGCACGATCCAGCAGACGTTGACGCCGGAGGCTTCGAGGGTGCTGACGGAATCCATTGCTGAGGCGGCGCGGCGGTGCCACGGGCAGACGACGCCGCTCCACGTCGCGGCGACCCTCCTGGCCGCCCCCGCCGGCCTTCTCCGCCAGGCATGCATCCGCTCGCACCCGCAGTCGTCCCACCCCCTTCAGTGCCGCGCCCTCGAGCTCTGTTTTTCTGTTGCCCTAGACCGCCTCCCAGCCGCCAATCCTGGCCATGCCGCCGAGCCTCCCATCTCGAACGCGCTCATGGCGGCCCTCAAGCGCGCCCAGGCAAACCAGCGCCGCGGGTGCCCCGAGCAGCAGCAACAGCCACTCCTCGCCGTCAAGGTCGAGCTGGAGCAGCTTCTGATGTCGATGCTCGACGACCCCTCAGTCAGCCGTGTGATGCGCGAGGCCAGCTTCTCCTCCACTGCTGTCAAGGCCGTCGTCGAGCAatccctctcctccccttcttcctCCGCCGCCACCACAGCTGGACCCGAGCCGGCGGTTATTTCTCTCGCCGCTGCCTCTCTCGCTCCCTCCACATCTCTTCTTCCCATTCTAACCAATCGCGCCGCCGCCCCCGGCAACCTCTACCTCAATCCCCGCCTCCATCAGCACCAGAGTAGCAACGGCGATGCCGCCCCGATCGCTGCCGGAGGCGTCGCTGATCATCCGCGAGCCGAGGAAGTGAAGCGCGTCCTAGACATCCTCTCGAGATCCAGAAAGCGAAACCCCATCCTCGTCGGAGACTGCAATCTCGACTCCGTGATACGAGATGTGCTCCAGAGAATTCAATCAACGGACGCCTCATCGCCGCTGCAGAACGCCCAAATCATCCCCTTTGCAAAGAATCTCGCCGCAGCCGTCCCCGCCCCCGACCATTCCCAAATCACCACCAAGATCAGGGAGCTCGGCAGATCGATCGAGTCCACGATCAGCAGCGGCGACAGAGGCGTGATCGTTGATCTAGGAGACCTCAAATGGCTCGTGGAGACCCCCAGCGGCGGCTCAATCCAACTACAAAAGCCAACCATCTCCGAGGCTGGCCGAGTGGCGGTGGAGGAGATGGGAAAGCTTCGGAAGCAGTTCGAAGACGGCGGCAGTCTATGGTTCATCGGCGCCGCAACTTCAGCGACGTTCATCCGGTGTCAGGTGTACCATCCTACGATGGAGAACGACTGGGATCTTCAAGCCGTGCCAATCGCATCGAGGCCATCCCTCCCCGCCATGTTCCCGAG GTTCGGGGGAATTGGCATCAGTGGCAACTCTGTAGATGGCCTGACCACTGCAGTTCCCCTTAGACGAGCACCGGAGAGCACTGATCCCTCTTCTGGAAGAACGACCCTTTGCCCTCTGTGCACGGAGGGCTACGAGCGCGAACTGGCCAAGCTCGTCGCCAAGGAATTCGAGAAGTACTCTGCGAAGCCGAACGAGGGCGAGGGATTGCCGCAGTGGTTGCAGGTTGCCAAGCTTAGCAGTGCCGGCAACGCCATGGCCTCCGCTGCTCCTCTTCAG TGCAAGGAGGAGGAACTGCTCTGGAAGAAGAGCACCGAAGAGCTTCTGCGGAGATGGAGCGAGACTTGCTCCGGACTTCATCAGAATCACCGTCAATCGCCCATTGGCTCCAAGATTTTCTTGTCTTCATCACTGTCCAAGCCGCCTTTCAGTGTTCTGAGACGGAATCCATCAACGGAGCCCAAGTCTACCTCTTGCCGAACCCTGCGAGAAGTTAGTCCCCCTGGCAGCCCAGTGAAGACCGATCTCGTCCTCGGGAGCTCGGTTGTTTCCGATCGTTCCACGGAGAAGACGCACAGGGAGCGACTCAAGGATTTCAACGGGTGCGCGCCGGACGCGTTCCCCGGTCAGCAGAGGGCTAGAGTCGCTGCCATTTCCGACATGGACATGTTCAAGAGGCTGCTCAAGGGGCTCACGGAGAGAGTCAGTTGGCAGCCGGAAGCAGCTTCCGCCGTCGCCAACGCCGTCATGCGATGCAAATCCGGCGACGGAAAGAAGCGGGGAGGTGCCACTAAAGGCGACGCTTGGCTGCTTCTCCTCGGGCCCGACAAGGTCGGCAAGAAGAAGATCGCCAGCACTCTGTCCGAGGTAGTTTTCGGTGCTGGTCCTGCGGTCATTAACTTCGACAATGGCGAAGAGTCGAATTTAAGTCACCGAGGGAGAACGCTGATGGACCGAACTGTGGAAGCCGTGCGGCGGAACCCTTTCGCCATGGTCGTACTTGAGAACCTAGATCAAGCAGACATCATGACGCAGAGTAAGATTAAGCAAGCGATCGCGAGGGGCCGTCTCCTCGATTCGAATGGCCGGGAGGTCAGTCTAGGGAGCATCATCTTCGTCCTCACTGCGGATTGGCTGCCGGAAGAGCTGAAGAGCTCATATCACTCCTTTATCCAGTACGAGCAGAGCATACTCGATTTAGCTTATGGTGGAACAGAGTTGGAGCTTACGACCGGGGATCGGCCATGGAAACGCCATCCAAACTGGGTTTGTGACAGTGACCAACCGATGAAGCTGAGGAAGGAGTCTTCTGCCCTTTCGCTCGATCTGAACTTATCAGTCGGAGTcgacgccgccgccgcctcctcggCAGGGGAAGGGTCAAGGAACTCCAGCGACGTCACCACTGAGCATGAGTACGATAAGGGCAGGCTCGCCGTCAACAACCCGCCGTCGTCCTTGCCGCCGGAACTCATGGAGCTAGTCGATGAAGCTGTGACATTCAAGCCGTTCGACTTCACTCAGCTCCGAAGTCGCGTTCGCGAGGCCGTGTCGGTGAAATTCACAACGATCATGGGCCAGGGACGGGCGATGAGGATCGACGACGACGCACTCGACCGAATCGTCGGCGGTCTGTGGCTGAGTGGTGCGGCTATCGACGAATGGACCGAGAGGGTGTTGGCTCCTAGCTTGAAACAACTAAGAGACAACTTGAAGGCCGCCGCCGCCGACGGCGCAGGCCTCCTCATCATCCGGCTATCGACCGTAAAGAGGAACCAAATGCCGAGAAGTAGAACCGACGACTGGTTGCCAACGACCGTATCCATCGCGATCGACGGCAATCACGACAGTTAA
- the LOC121987547 gene encoding protein GLUTAMINE DUMPER 2-like: protein MRTGAGLDADGESPLLSSSGSGSGVAHSAWRSPVPYVFVGLAATLGVIALALLVLACSYYWNLDSGDDEKPRDADDSGSSSVLEDRFLVIMPGDEVPTVLAIPIAKRAAAVDSSSNNNSNSDRDNQQLSIPLASPEDNLSGPRSH from the coding sequence ATGAGGACCGGCGCAGGTTTGGACGCCGACGGCGAGTCTCCCCTGCTCTCCTCCTCCGGATCCGGCAGCGGGGTTGCCCACTCGGCGTGGCGTTCTCCGGTTCCATACGTCTTCGTTGGCCTGGCCGCCACGCTCGGCGTCATCGCCCTCGCCCTCCTCGTCCTCGCCTGCTCCTACTACTGGAACCTCGACTCTGGCGACGACGAGAAGCCCCGCGATGCTGATGACTCCGGGAGTTCCTCCGTCCTCGAGGATCGTTTCCTCGTCATCATGCCTGGGGACGAGGTCCCCACTGTGTTGGCAATCCCCATTGCCAAACGCGCCGCCGCCGTCGacagcagcagcaacaacaacagcaactcCGACCGAGACAACCAGCAGCTCTCAATTCCGCTAGCCTCGCCGGAGGATAATCTGTCGGGGCCCCGAAGCCATTGA